A genomic segment from Peribacillus sp. ACCC06369 encodes:
- a CDS encoding 3-ketoacyl-ACP reductase gives MISLKGKTALITGAGRGIGRATAIALAKEGVHLGLIGLTMSNLEKVTAELEQYDVNVSAATADVADLEAVHQAVEHIKSDLGSIDILINNAGIAKFGGFLDLTPEEWENIIRVNLMGVYNVTRAVLPDMIERKSGDIVNISSTAGQKGAPVTSAYSASKFAVLGLTESLMLEVRKHNIRVTALTPSTVATDLAIETNLISGNPENVMQPEDLAELLVAGLKLHPRVLVKTSGLWSTNP, from the coding sequence ATGATTTCATTAAAAGGAAAAACTGCTTTAATTACTGGGGCAGGCAGAGGAATCGGGCGTGCAACTGCGATTGCTTTAGCAAAAGAAGGAGTTCATTTAGGATTGATTGGATTAACGATGTCAAATCTTGAAAAGGTAACCGCGGAACTAGAGCAATATGATGTGAACGTTTCAGCAGCAACAGCAGATGTAGCCGATCTTGAAGCAGTTCATCAAGCTGTTGAACACATCAAATCAGACCTAGGTTCTATTGATATTTTAATCAACAATGCAGGTATAGCTAAATTTGGCGGTTTTCTTGATTTAACTCCTGAAGAATGGGAAAACATCATCCGAGTAAACTTGATGGGTGTATATAATGTAACAAGAGCCGTTTTACCTGATATGATTGAAAGAAAATCAGGAGATATTGTGAATATCTCCTCAACTGCGGGCCAAAAAGGAGCACCTGTTACAAGTGCTTACAGCGCTTCTAAATTTGCTGTTTTAGGACTAACGGAATCACTCATGCTAGAGGTAAGAAAGCATAATATCCGTGTAACGGCTTTAACACCAAGTACAGTTGCAACTGATTTGGCCATTGAAACCAATCTTATTAGTGGAAATCCTGAAAATGTTATGCAACCAGAGGATTTAGCAGAGCTGCTTGTAGCCGGGTTAAAGCTTCATCCAAGAGTCCTAGTAAAGACTTCAGGATTATGGTCAACTAATCCTTAA
- the hxlB gene encoding 6-phospho-3-hexuloisomerase: MQTTQYLAEILKELNHSADLIADEEAEKLVNGILESKKVFVAGAGRSGFMAKSFAMRMMHMGIDSYVIGETVTPNFEKEDILIIGSGSGETKSLVSMAEKAKSIGGKIVTVTIFPDSTIGQLADITIKLPGSPKDQSKGDYKTIQPMGSLFEQTLLLFYDAVILRFMEKKGLDTNKMYGRHANLE; this comes from the coding sequence ATGCAGACGACTCAATATTTAGCAGAAATCTTAAAAGAGCTTAATCATTCAGCTGACTTAATCGCAGATGAAGAAGCTGAAAAACTCGTCAACGGGATACTTGAATCGAAAAAAGTTTTTGTCGCCGGTGCAGGCAGATCAGGATTCATGGCCAAATCCTTCGCCATGCGGATGATGCATATGGGAATTGATTCTTATGTAATCGGTGAAACTGTAACTCCCAACTTTGAAAAAGAGGATATCTTAATCATCGGATCAGGATCCGGGGAAACGAAAAGCTTAGTCTCCATGGCTGAAAAAGCAAAAAGCATTGGTGGTAAAATTGTAACTGTCACGATATTCCCTGATTCCACTATTGGACAGTTAGCAGATATCACCATTAAATTGCCTGGATCCCCGAAAGACCAATCAAAGGGCGATTATAAAACCATCCAACCAATGGGCTCACTATTTGAGCAGACCCTTTTACTTTTTTATGATGCCGTCATCTTGAGATTCATGGAGAAAAAGGGATTAGATACCAATAAGATGTATGGCAGACATGCCAATCTTGAATAA
- a CDS encoding SDR family oxidoreductase: MSLKGKRVVVLGGTSGIGLAAAKAFIDESAQVIIASRSASKLSDAKVKLGGNVEGYEIDFRSEEKVADFFKKVGKFDHLVVTAGEGVMGHFSELPVATVREAFDSKFWGQYISVRAALPYLNNESSITLTSGVYGVRPPQGTTTLASINSAIDGLVRGLSVDLAPIRVNVVSPGIVDTPLYGGMPEDQRQDMYHGIAKQLPVGRVAQPKDIAETYVYLVKNGFTTGTSVLIDGGAHLI; the protein is encoded by the coding sequence TTGTCATTAAAAGGAAAACGAGTGGTTGTTTTAGGAGGTACATCTGGTATTGGTTTAGCCGCTGCTAAGGCGTTTATCGATGAATCCGCTCAAGTTATTATTGCTAGCCGTTCTGCTTCAAAATTATCTGACGCAAAAGTGAAGCTTGGTGGTAACGTAGAGGGCTATGAAATCGACTTTCGCAGCGAGGAAAAGGTTGCAGACTTTTTCAAGAAGGTTGGGAAATTTGATCACCTGGTGGTTACAGCAGGTGAAGGCGTTATGGGTCACTTTAGCGAACTGCCTGTTGCAACCGTAAGAGAGGCTTTTGATAGTAAGTTCTGGGGGCAGTATATTTCGGTTCGCGCTGCTCTTCCATACTTGAATAATGAAAGTTCTATTACATTAACTTCTGGTGTATATGGTGTGCGTCCTCCTCAAGGTACAACGACTCTAGCTTCCATTAATTCAGCAATCGATGGATTAGTACGAGGACTTTCAGTAGACCTGGCACCCATCAGAGTAAACGTGGTATCACCTGGTATCGTTGACACTCCTCTTTACGGCGGAATGCCAGAAGATCAAAGACAAGATATGTACCATGGGATTGCTAAGCAATTACCTGTCGGACGTGTTGCTCAACCTAAAGATATTGCTGAAACCTATGTTTACCTAGTGAAAAATGGGTTTACAACTGGCACATCGGTTCTTATCGATGGAGGAGCTCATCTGATCTAA
- a CDS encoding winged helix-turn-helix transcriptional regulator, translated as MSRMQEKMFNCEKELTLYVIGGKWKMLILWHLGKEGTKRFGELKALMPGITQRMLVNQLRELEEDLIVERKVYPVVPPKVEYSLTEQGKSLMPILDSMYEWGKNYMENVMDTPANKSAPIK; from the coding sequence ATGTCACGTATGCAGGAAAAAATGTTTAACTGTGAAAAAGAATTAACGCTTTATGTTATTGGCGGTAAATGGAAAATGCTGATTTTGTGGCATTTAGGAAAAGAGGGAACGAAGCGATTTGGTGAGCTGAAGGCTCTTATGCCGGGCATTACCCAACGAATGCTTGTTAACCAATTACGCGAGCTAGAAGAAGACCTCATTGTTGAACGAAAAGTCTATCCTGTTGTTCCGCCAAAAGTAGAATATTCATTGACCGAACAAGGAAAAAGCTTAATGCCAATACTCGATTCCATGTATGAATGGGGTAAAAACTATATGGAGAATGTGATGGATACTCCTGCCAATAAAAGTGCACCTATTAAATAG
- a CDS encoding IS3 family transposase — MQSSMSRKGNCWDNACMENFFSHFKSECFYMNSFGTSEEVRGAVSMYIRFYNHHHRFQKKLNNLSPYQYRTQVA, encoded by the coding sequence ATGCAATCCAGCATGTCAAGAAAGGGAAACTGCTGGGATAACGCTTGTATGGAGAATTTCTTCAGCCACTTTAAATCGGAGTGTTTCTATATGAACTCCTTCGGTACCTCTGAAGAGGTTCGAGGTGCTGTAAGTATGTATATTCGATTCTATAACCATCATCATCGCTTCCAGAAAAAATTAAACAACCTGAGTCCATATCAATATAGAACTCAGGTTGCTTAA
- a CDS encoding DDE-type integrase/transposase/recombinase, whose product MVNSLTSWLIQSRNDISIVIIAFGGIRLLRHFTNARLEVATTIEGDLKNITNHKEAYVISKNLLNRDFHASRSNEKWVTDITYLIFNRQKLFLSAIKDLYNNEIISYQVSRRNDLTLVIVTIKKAKKKRDVKGILLHCDQGYQYTSHQYNNLFEKI is encoded by the coding sequence ATGGTCAACTCTTTAACAAGTTGGTTAATCCAATCTAGAAACGACATTTCCATCGTAATTATAGCTTTCGGTGGCATCCGTTTACTTAGACACTTTACAAATGCCAGATTGGAAGTTGCTACCACAATTGAAGGAGATTTGAAAAATATTACTAATCATAAAGAAGCATATGTCATTTCAAAAAACCTTCTTAATAGGGATTTTCATGCATCCAGATCTAATGAGAAATGGGTAACTGACATTACATATTTGATTTTTAATAGACAGAAACTTTTCCTATCCGCCATAAAAGACCTCTATAACAATGAAATCATTTCTTATCAAGTCAGCCGGAGAAACGACTTAACACTTGTAATAGTAACAATAAAAAAAGCAAAGAAAAAACGGGATGTTAAAGGAATTCTTCTGCATTGCGACCAGGGGTACCAATACACTTCCCACCAATACAATAACCTATTTGAAAAAATATAA
- the hxlA gene encoding 3-hexulose-6-phosphate synthase, giving the protein MELQLALDLVNIPEAIELVKEVEEHIDIVEIGTPVVINEGLHAVKAVKEAFPNLKVLADLKIMDAAGYEVMKASEAGADIITILGTAEDMSIKGAVEEAKKQGKKVLVDMIAVKDLAGRAKEVDTMGVDYICVHTGYDLQAVGKNSFEDLQTIKSVVKNAKTAIAGGIKLETLSEVIKVNPDLVIVGGGITGQADKKAAAAKMQQMIKEQTVTAG; this is encoded by the coding sequence ATGGAATTACAATTAGCATTAGATTTAGTCAACATTCCAGAAGCAATCGAATTGGTAAAAGAAGTAGAGGAGCATATTGATATCGTAGAAATCGGAACACCGGTTGTGATCAACGAAGGTCTCCATGCAGTAAAGGCAGTAAAAGAAGCATTCCCTAACTTAAAAGTATTAGCAGACCTGAAAATTATGGATGCTGCTGGATATGAAGTGATGAAAGCTTCAGAAGCAGGTGCTGATATCATCACTATTCTTGGAACGGCTGAAGATATGTCGATTAAAGGTGCTGTAGAAGAAGCGAAAAAACAGGGTAAAAAAGTCCTTGTCGATATGATTGCGGTAAAAGACCTTGCTGGACGTGCTAAAGAAGTGGATACTATGGGCGTGGATTATATTTGTGTTCACACGGGCTACGATCTTCAAGCAGTCGGAAAAAATTCTTTTGAAGATCTACAAACCATCAAAAGTGTGGTTAAAAATGCTAAAACGGCCATCGCAGGCGGCATTAAATTAGAAACACTTTCAGAAGTCATAAAAGTAAATCCGGACCTTGTCATTGTAGGCGGCGGGATTACTGGACAAGCTGATAAAAAAGCTGCTGCTGCCAAAATGCAACAAATGATCAAAGAACAAACGGTTACAGCAGGTTAA
- a CDS encoding IS110 family transposase, whose protein sequence is MKDVQKFVGLDVSKDSIAVAIADSGRGEPRFHGTIQNKPEDIRKLMKKLGKPESLLVCYEAGSSGYGIYRFLLSMDIDCMVVAPSLIPKRSGDRVKTDKRDSIRLAQLLRAGELTSVWVPDEDHEALRDLIRARHDAREDLQSSRQRLVHFLLRHGIRPPQGVRNWSVKHREWLKRLTFERASQRIVFQEYLHAINEVEDRMKRIEAQIHEEALQSEHAPVIQALQTLRGVAEVTAVTLVAEIGQFSRFSNPRQLMSYAGLVPKEYSSGSSRWQGSITKTGNSQIRRSIVEVCWSYRHRPSLKGELLKRQEGQDPEAKRIAWKAQHRLHMKYHRISAKGKGGKVAVVAVARELLGFIWAIGCAIEDKQVSVSNVA, encoded by the coding sequence ATGAAGGATGTTCAAAAATTTGTTGGTTTAGACGTATCTAAAGATTCAATTGCTGTTGCGATTGCTGATTCTGGTCGTGGTGAACCTAGATTTCATGGAACTATTCAAAATAAACCAGAGGATATTCGCAAATTGATGAAAAAGTTAGGGAAGCCTGAAAGCCTATTAGTATGTTATGAAGCAGGATCTTCTGGGTATGGAATTTATCGATTTCTTCTATCTATGGACATTGATTGTATGGTTGTCGCACCCTCCCTTATTCCAAAGCGATCGGGCGATCGTGTAAAAACAGATAAAAGAGATTCTATTAGATTAGCTCAGCTACTTCGCGCTGGAGAGCTTACTTCTGTATGGGTTCCAGATGAAGATCATGAAGCATTGAGAGACTTAATTCGTGCTCGTCATGATGCTCGTGAGGATTTACAAAGTTCTCGCCAGAGACTTGTTCACTTCTTACTTCGCCATGGAATACGTCCTCCGCAAGGAGTTAGAAATTGGTCCGTAAAACATCGTGAATGGTTAAAACGATTAACATTTGAAAGAGCTTCTCAACGTATTGTTTTTCAAGAATATCTTCATGCAATCAATGAAGTTGAAGATCGTATGAAACGTATCGAAGCTCAAATTCATGAAGAAGCCCTTCAAAGTGAACATGCTCCGGTAATTCAAGCTCTTCAAACATTAAGAGGAGTCGCAGAAGTCACAGCTGTTACTTTGGTAGCTGAAATTGGACAGTTTTCTCGCTTTTCAAACCCAAGACAACTGATGTCCTATGCTGGACTTGTTCCAAAGGAATACTCGAGTGGGTCTAGTCGTTGGCAAGGTTCCATTACGAAAACCGGAAACTCCCAAATTCGTCGTTCCATAGTAGAAGTTTGTTGGTCTTATCGCCATCGACCATCTCTTAAAGGTGAATTGCTTAAACGTCAAGAAGGTCAAGATCCAGAGGCAAAACGTATTGCTTGGAAAGCTCAACACCGTCTTCATATGAAATATCATCGCATCTCTGCTAAAGGAAAAGGTGGAAAAGTAGCTGTTGTTGCAGTAGCCAGAGAATTACTTGGTTTTATTTGGGCTATCGGTTGTGCCATTGAGGATAAGCAAGTAAGTGTATCGAATGTTGCTTAA
- a CDS encoding P-loop NTPase, with product MITQEQVMQVLSGVQDPELHRSLVELKMVRNVKIEESDVSLEVVLTIQGCPLKAKIKEDVQNALRGIGAENVYVSFGAMSPEERASLTQVLKKNSTTESGMPSMLSHDSGVRFIAITSGKGGVGKSTVTINLAAALARMGKKVGILDADIYGFSIPSMMQINEKPTMIGKTAIPVLSHDVKVMSMGFFAEDNNPVMWRGPMLNKWIQNFLANTHWGELDYLLLDLPPGTGDVAIDVAAMIPQAKEVIVTTPHNVASHVASRAGVMARHTKHDILGVIENMAYYEESDGTRNYLFGRGGGERLAERLQTDVIARVPFASPVQAAGTSVYDEDSLVGELFRSLAEDVLYKDAQ from the coding sequence ATGATTACACAGGAACAAGTGATGCAAGTTTTAAGTGGTGTGCAGGATCCAGAACTTCACAGAAGCCTTGTTGAGTTAAAAATGGTTAGAAACGTAAAAATAGAAGAATCAGATGTTAGTCTTGAGGTTGTATTAACCATTCAGGGCTGTCCCTTAAAAGCGAAGATTAAAGAAGATGTTCAAAATGCTCTTCGAGGCATTGGTGCTGAAAATGTGTATGTAAGCTTTGGGGCCATGAGTCCTGAAGAAAGAGCTTCATTAACTCAAGTATTGAAGAAGAATTCAACAACGGAAAGCGGGATGCCGTCGATGCTGAGCCATGATTCCGGGGTACGCTTTATCGCGATAACCAGCGGCAAAGGCGGCGTTGGGAAATCGACCGTTACCATCAACCTGGCTGCTGCCCTCGCCAGAATGGGGAAAAAGGTAGGAATTTTGGACGCGGATATTTATGGATTCAGCATCCCGTCCATGATGCAGATTAATGAAAAGCCGACTATGATCGGCAAAACTGCAATACCAGTTCTCAGTCATGATGTGAAGGTAATGAGCATGGGTTTTTTTGCAGAGGATAATAACCCGGTTATGTGGCGGGGGCCGATGCTGAATAAATGGATTCAAAACTTCCTTGCCAATACCCATTGGGGCGAACTGGATTATCTGCTTCTCGACCTGCCTCCAGGTACAGGAGATGTGGCAATTGATGTGGCTGCCATGATTCCGCAGGCAAAGGAAGTGATTGTGACTACTCCTCATAATGTAGCGTCGCATGTTGCCTCAAGAGCTGGGGTCATGGCGCGTCATACGAAACATGACATATTAGGCGTAATTGAAAATATGGCCTACTATGAAGAAAGCGATGGCACACGGAATTACCTTTTTGGAAGAGGCGGCGGAGAACGCCTGGCTGAACGGCTTCAAACAGATGTAATCGCACGAGTCCCCTTTGCGAGTCCTGTACAAGCAGCAGGTACTTCTGTATATGACGAAGACTCACTGGTAGGAGAGCTATTCCGATCCCTGGCAGAAGATGTGTTATATAAGGATGCTCAATAA